A DNA window from Porphyromonas gingivalis ATCC 33277 contains the following coding sequences:
- the purL gene encoding phosphoribosylformylglycinamidine synthase yields the protein MILFFHHSSGSVYAVESEVQFSEEEIHRLVWLFGGAEPCQSDVVNGYHVGPRREMVTPWSTNAVEITQNMNVAGIRRIEEFFPVKGADAEFDPMLQALYEQLDQKIFDIDRKPEPIISVKDIRTYNETEGLALSEDEISYLEGVSERIGRPLTDSELFGFSQVNSEHCRHKIFGGTFIIDGEEKESSLFNLIKRTSAVNPNLLVSAYKDNVAFIQGPKVEQFAPRSADKPDYFETKTIDTVLSLKAETHNFPTTVEPFNGAATGTGGEIRDRMAGGKSSIPLAGTAVYMTSYARTDGTRPFEKKLSERRWLYQSPRQILTKASNGASDFGNKFGQPLITGSVLTFEHQETPDTTCYGYDKVIMLAGGVGYAKQSDALKGEPSPGEKVVILGGDNYRIGMGGGAVSSVNTGQLSGSIELNAIQRSNPEMQKRVQNVIRAIAENDNNPIVSIHDHGAGGHLNCLSELVEATGGRIDMDRLPVGDPTLSAKEIIGNESQERMGMLMQEKDLEYVRKIAERERAPMYVVGETTDDMRFVFRKDNGECPIDMKLDDMFGKPPRTIMEDRTIEHHYQALQYDPARLDEYLEQVLRMESVACKDWLTNKVDRSVTGRVARQQCQGELQLPLSDLGAMALDYRGHSGVATSIGHAPQAALADPAAGSVLAIAEALTNIVFAPLRNGIEGVSLSANWMWPCRNEGEDARLYRAVEACSDFAVDLGINIPTGKDSLSMTQKYEDKKVLSPGTVIISAAAEVTDIRRIVSPVLSHIAATALYYIDFSFCPFSLGGSAFAQSLGTIGDEVPTVRDPEYFRDAFNTVQELIDKGLVLAGHDISAGGLITALLEMCFANVEGGLEVELDNLVEDDLIKVLFAENPGILIQVKDRKAVDKILTDAGIGFLPIAKPTQERHLLIHKDGAEYLFGIDHMRDVWYESSYLLDCFQSGNTLAGNRFENYKEQPVVYHFPKQFTGDLKAMGLDPDRKTASGIRAAIIRDKGTNGEREMAYALYLAGFDVKDVHLTDLTSGRETLEDIRMIVFCGGFSNSDVLGSAKGWAGGILFNEQAKATLDRFFARPDTLSLGICNGCQLMAELELLYPEHELKHKLVHNESQKFESTFVTLEIPHNDSIMLGNLAGSKIGVWCAHGEGRFSLPYEEKAYHVVAKYEYDGYPANPNGSPHRIAGLCSADGRHLTMMPHPERSIFPWQCGYYPESQRHEHQVTPWMQAFRNAYEWIAKQVKNG from the coding sequence ATGATTTTATTCTTTCACCATTCGTCCGGCTCTGTCTATGCCGTGGAGAGTGAAGTTCAGTTCAGCGAAGAAGAAATACATCGGCTGGTATGGCTGTTTGGCGGAGCCGAACCCTGTCAGTCCGATGTTGTAAACGGCTATCACGTAGGCCCTCGTCGGGAGATGGTAACACCTTGGAGTACCAACGCCGTCGAGATAACGCAGAATATGAACGTTGCAGGCATACGCCGTATTGAAGAGTTCTTTCCGGTGAAAGGTGCCGATGCGGAGTTCGATCCCATGCTTCAAGCCCTTTATGAGCAGCTGGACCAAAAGATTTTCGATATAGATCGTAAGCCTGAGCCGATCATTTCCGTCAAGGACATTCGCACTTATAATGAAACTGAGGGATTGGCTCTGAGCGAAGATGAAATCAGTTATTTGGAAGGCGTGTCCGAACGCATTGGCAGGCCGCTCACGGACAGCGAGTTGTTCGGATTCTCACAGGTCAATTCCGAACACTGCCGGCACAAGATATTCGGCGGCACGTTTATTATTGATGGAGAGGAGAAGGAAAGCTCTCTCTTCAACCTGATCAAACGTACCTCTGCTGTCAATCCCAATTTGCTTGTGTCCGCATACAAGGACAATGTGGCTTTTATCCAAGGCCCGAAGGTAGAGCAATTTGCCCCCCGCAGTGCAGACAAACCGGACTACTTCGAGACCAAAACGATAGATACCGTACTGAGTCTCAAAGCCGAGACACATAATTTCCCTACTACGGTGGAGCCTTTCAACGGCGCAGCCACAGGGACAGGGGGAGAGATTCGTGACCGAATGGCCGGTGGAAAGAGCAGCATTCCGTTGGCAGGTACCGCTGTCTATATGACTTCTTACGCCCGTACTGATGGAACACGACCATTCGAAAAGAAACTATCCGAACGCCGTTGGCTCTATCAATCGCCCCGTCAGATCTTGACCAAGGCCTCTAACGGTGCCAGCGATTTCGGCAATAAATTCGGCCAGCCACTCATTACAGGATCCGTTCTGACCTTTGAACACCAAGAAACTCCCGATACTACCTGCTATGGCTATGACAAAGTCATCATGCTTGCCGGAGGTGTCGGCTATGCCAAACAGTCGGACGCTCTTAAAGGAGAGCCGTCTCCGGGAGAAAAAGTAGTAATCCTGGGTGGAGACAATTACCGCATAGGTATGGGGGGCGGAGCTGTCAGCTCTGTGAATACGGGACAATTGTCCGGCAGTATAGAACTGAATGCCATCCAGCGCTCTAATCCCGAGATGCAGAAGCGTGTACAGAATGTGATCAGAGCTATAGCGGAAAATGACAATAACCCGATCGTCTCCATCCACGATCACGGAGCCGGAGGACATCTCAACTGCCTGTCCGAATTGGTGGAAGCGACCGGCGGACGAATCGACATGGATCGGCTTCCCGTCGGAGACCCTACCCTCTCTGCCAAAGAGATAATCGGCAACGAGAGTCAGGAACGTATGGGGATGCTGATGCAGGAGAAAGATTTGGAATATGTACGCAAAATAGCCGAACGCGAACGCGCTCCCATGTATGTGGTCGGAGAGACCACTGACGATATGCGCTTCGTCTTCCGCAAGGACAATGGCGAGTGTCCTATCGACATGAAGCTGGACGACATGTTTGGCAAGCCTCCCCGTACCATCATGGAGGACAGAACCATAGAACATCACTATCAGGCACTGCAATACGACCCTGCCCGTCTGGACGAATATCTGGAGCAAGTATTGCGTATGGAGTCAGTAGCTTGTAAGGATTGGCTTACCAATAAGGTGGACAGATCTGTGACAGGACGAGTGGCTCGCCAGCAGTGTCAGGGCGAATTGCAACTTCCGCTCAGCGACCTCGGTGCTATGGCTCTGGACTATCGCGGCCATAGCGGAGTGGCTACTTCTATCGGCCATGCCCCTCAGGCCGCCTTGGCCGATCCGGCAGCCGGCTCGGTGCTGGCCATAGCCGAAGCTCTGACCAATATCGTCTTTGCTCCGCTTCGTAATGGTATCGAGGGTGTGAGCCTGTCGGCCAACTGGATGTGGCCCTGCCGTAACGAAGGCGAAGATGCCCGTCTGTACCGTGCCGTGGAAGCCTGTTCGGACTTTGCCGTCGATCTGGGCATCAACATCCCTACCGGCAAGGACTCCCTGTCCATGACACAGAAATATGAGGACAAAAAAGTGCTGAGTCCCGGTACGGTGATTATCAGTGCCGCAGCCGAAGTGACAGACATTCGTCGCATCGTCAGCCCCGTCCTCAGCCATATAGCCGCTACCGCTCTCTACTATATCGATTTCAGCTTCTGCCCGTTCTCTTTGGGAGGATCGGCCTTTGCCCAGAGCTTGGGTACTATCGGTGATGAAGTCCCCACTGTACGTGATCCGGAATATTTCCGCGATGCGTTCAATACCGTACAGGAACTCATTGACAAGGGTCTGGTTCTGGCCGGACACGACATATCCGCAGGCGGTCTGATTACGGCTCTTCTGGAAATGTGCTTTGCCAATGTAGAAGGCGGTCTGGAGGTGGAATTGGATAACCTCGTGGAAGACGACCTGATCAAAGTCCTCTTTGCCGAAAACCCGGGTATCCTCATTCAGGTAAAGGACCGCAAAGCCGTTGATAAGATCCTGACCGATGCCGGCATCGGTTTCCTCCCGATAGCCAAGCCCACCCAAGAGCGACACCTCTTGATACATAAAGACGGAGCCGAATACCTGTTCGGTATCGACCACATGCGCGACGTTTGGTATGAGTCGTCCTACCTGCTGGACTGCTTCCAGAGTGGCAATACCTTGGCCGGCAACCGCTTCGAAAACTATAAGGAACAACCGGTCGTATATCACTTCCCCAAACAATTTACGGGTGATCTGAAAGCGATGGGTTTGGATCCCGATCGAAAGACGGCATCCGGCATCCGCGCCGCCATCATTCGCGACAAGGGAACGAATGGAGAGCGGGAAATGGCCTATGCTCTCTATCTGGCCGGCTTCGACGTGAAGGACGTACACCTGACAGACCTGACCAGTGGAAGAGAGACACTGGAAGACATCCGGATGATTGTCTTCTGTGGTGGATTTTCCAATTCGGACGTACTCGGATCTGCCAAAGGATGGGCCGGCGGTATTCTCTTCAATGAGCAAGCCAAAGCCACGCTGGATCGTTTCTTCGCACGCCCCGATACGCTCAGCCTCGGTATCTGCAACGGCTGCCAGCTGATGGCCGAGTTGGAACTTCTATACCCCGAACACGAACTCAAGCACAAGCTTGTCCACAACGAATCGCAGAAATTCGAAAGCACATTCGTCACTCTCGAAATCCCGCATAACGACTCCATCATGCTCGGCAATCTGGCCGGAAGCAAGATCGGTGTATGGTGTGCTCATGGCGAGGGTCGGTTCAGTCTCCCGTACGAGGAGAAAGCCTACCATGTGGTGGCCAAGTACGAATACGACGGCTATCCTGCCAATCCCAACGGATCGCCACACCGCATAGCCGGATTGTGCAGCGCGGATGGCCGCCATCTGACGATGATGCCACATCCGGAGCGGAGCATATTCCCCTGGCAGTGCGGTTATTATCCCGAATCACAACGACACGAACATCAGGTGACACCTTGGATGCAGGCTTTCCGCAACGCTTACGAGTGGATAGCCAAGCAGGTGAAAAATGGATGA
- the dprA gene encoding DNA-processing protein DprA — protein MDDRRPQLTEEQLLFRIALTHVKGVGSVLARQLLSAMGSPEAIFSEKKELVQRLPKAPRRLLDAIFSPSVMEEARRKLDQALKAGLDMYFVTDDNYPYRLKECVDAPILLYSKGNVDLSPRRVLSIVGTRNITAYGRTATERIVSGLAETIPDLLIVSGLAYGVDVAAHKAALDNGLPTVAVLAHGLDRIYPSSHRSIAMEMLRNGGLLTDYPMGTEPERFNFVGRNRIVAGLSDATLVIESAEKGGSLITAGLAFGYNREVLALPGRATDSRSAGCNALIRDQKAALVSSAQDVLTLLDWSSTIDAKPQTLNFRPDSWPDTPVAECLLRAGTASVDELTRATGLPINDVSSQLFDLELDGLVQSQPGGIYSVI, from the coding sequence ATGGATGATCGTCGCCCCCAACTGACAGAGGAGCAACTGCTTTTCCGCATCGCACTCACGCATGTAAAAGGCGTGGGTAGCGTGCTGGCAAGGCAGCTGCTCTCGGCTATGGGCAGTCCCGAAGCCATCTTTTCCGAGAAGAAGGAGCTGGTACAGAGGCTACCGAAAGCACCTCGCCGCCTGCTCGATGCCATCTTCTCTCCTTCGGTCATGGAGGAAGCACGCCGAAAGTTGGATCAAGCCCTCAAAGCCGGTCTGGATATGTATTTCGTCACCGATGATAACTATCCTTACCGCTTGAAAGAATGTGTCGATGCCCCCATCCTTCTTTATTCCAAAGGCAATGTCGATCTCTCGCCACGTAGGGTGCTGAGCATTGTAGGTACGCGCAATATCACGGCTTACGGACGTACAGCCACGGAGCGAATCGTATCAGGATTAGCTGAAACCATCCCCGATTTGCTTATCGTCAGCGGACTGGCGTACGGCGTCGATGTCGCAGCTCATAAGGCCGCCTTGGATAATGGCTTGCCCACTGTAGCTGTATTGGCCCATGGATTGGACAGGATTTATCCGAGCAGTCATCGTTCCATTGCTATGGAGATGCTCCGAAACGGAGGCTTGCTCACGGATTACCCTATGGGGACTGAACCGGAGCGATTCAATTTCGTCGGTCGCAATCGCATCGTAGCAGGTTTGTCGGATGCCACACTTGTGATCGAATCGGCCGAAAAAGGAGGCTCCCTCATCACTGCCGGACTGGCATTCGGCTACAATCGGGAAGTACTGGCTCTACCCGGACGAGCCACGGATAGCCGTTCGGCCGGCTGCAATGCCTTGATAAGGGATCAAAAAGCCGCGCTTGTCAGCTCGGCTCAAGATGTGCTGACGCTGCTCGATTGGAGTTCTACCATAGACGCCAAACCTCAGACATTGAATTTCCGTCCCGATAGTTGGCCGGATACCCCCGTAGCCGAATGTCTTCTCAGAGCAGGCACAGCCTCGGTGGACGAGCTGACACGCGCTACCGGACTACCTATAAACGATGTTTCGTCTCAGCTTTTCGACCTCGAATTGGACGGACTGGTACAGTCTCAGCCCGGTGGCATATACTCCGTTATATAA